The following are from one region of the Salvia splendens isolate huo1 chromosome 2, SspV2, whole genome shotgun sequence genome:
- the LOC121770285 gene encoding putative leucine-rich repeat receptor-like protein kinase At2g19210: MTLSANNSFTLVPTENSTLPPLVNAMEVFIIGDFPLDNGTRTEDVEGLASLQEAFRLLKNWGGDPCLPKLYSWDWVKCDGDRVTTLNLSNNSLSAKIPEFLGLLPNLQILNLEHNRFSGTIPASLSTKKDLILRVSGNPQLCTSNSSCTNSVTSTKANSSFRTRKNILEMVFTTIVSSLIVLHLS; encoded by the exons ATGACACTATCGGCAAACAACTCCTTTACTCTAGTCCCCACTGAAAACTCTACGCTCCCGCCCCTCGTCAATGCAATGGAAGTCTTTATCATCGGAGATTTCCCGCTCGACAACGGCACTCGAACCGAAGATG TTGAGGGGTTAGCTTCACTGCAAGAAGCGTTCCGTTTGTTGAAAAACTGGGGCGGCGATCCATGTCTTCCCAAACTTTATAGCTGGGATTGGGTCAAATGCGACGGTGATAGAGTGACAACACT AAATCTTTCAAATAACAGCTTGAGTGCGAAAATTCCTGAATTTCTTGGGTTGTTGCCCAACCTCCAAATATT GAATCTCGAACATAACCGTTTCAGTGGTACCATTCCAGCCTCATTATCAACTAAAAAGGACCTAATTTTACG GGTGAGCGGAAATCCACAGCTGTGTACGTCGAATTCATCGTGCACGAATTCGGTGACAAGTACGAAGGCAAACTCTTCCTTCAGGACGAGGAAGAACATTCTGGAAATGGTGTTCACCACCATAGTTTCATCCCTCATCGTATTGCACTTGAGTTAG